The nucleotide sequence ttttgtgtgaaacaaATTAAAGTCCTGTGGAGCCAATAACAGCCCCGGCTACTGactgaagttttatggtatttttCCTCGCAGCTAAAGCGCTGTTTATCAGCCTAGATCAGAActggcccaccaaagggtccaacCACTGGATGAACCTGCACATCTAACAGTGACGCACATGTGGAGACTGAGAGGAGCCAGGTCAAACACTGAGAAGCTGTCTTTGTTCATTCTTCAGAGGCTTTTTCACCCCGAGTCCAGAACAGAGCTCAGCTCAACACAGCTTTCTCTCACtttagtttggtgacgtcaggATCACGACACAGCAGTGGAAATGTACAGACTAACGCACATGTAATGACTGTGAGCAGCAGACTGTGGAAATATTGTTGAGATTGCATTTATTCTTCTGAAGACGtcacaggctgtttgtcatctgtttgtaaatggattagtgtttttaaaaatgtacttctttgttgttatttttacgACACTATGTAGTGATTTACTGCTCCGGTCCACCTGCGATCAGATCGGACCGTATGTGGCCTGTGAACTAGAATGAGTCTGACACCTCTGGTCGAGACAGTTtaggtgtgagctgcagagtgttggagatatgggccgtagagatgtcttaCTTCTCTCCAGTACAAcagaactagatgacactcagcttgtggagctcaaatccacagaccttgttgctgcagtttcacacagaaattattttctttctactgaactccACCTGCAAACgtgtcactgtgcagaaggacaTAATGTGATCATCTGAACTTTGTCAACGTACCATCTTACATAACCTTCAGTTAGTGTTGTCATAATACTTTGAGGCTGTATTATCACAAGGTGGCACACAACAGCACAGGTCATGATTTTATGTCACCTGATGCTGGAAAATGTCCCTTTGTACCTGAATGCATCACACAAGTCCcccttttaataaaaaataaagtgtattatGAAACTATTTTGATTATGaatcaaacatttaataaaattcAACATACTTTAATCATGGTTGCTGTGATACCCTTCGCTGCAGCTCGCTTGTAAACAACttattatcttttatattttattttcagatctTTGTATTTTGTGCTTTACTTTCTCTTTACTGGTTCTTTTCTGCATGTTTTGGGGTTTGTTGTgttatttctctttttccacTGCACAGCACTGAGGTCAGCTCTGGCTCTCTTTAACCCTGCTTTAGCCTACATTGGACTTGATCTGAACTCAGACAAATCAAACTGATACAGTGACGATGCAAAAACATATTTGGTGACTGGCTGCTAAAATTCAAAGaggccaaaatgtcaaagctTATTTATCCCATTTCATCTGACTTCACCTGCAGTGACTTGTcgtcatcaacaacaacaacaacaacaacaacagcagcacagccccctcctctctcctcctgatCCCACTCGCCTGCATCTGTTGCGTCGTTTGGAAATAGCCTTTGACAAAGAGCCAGTTGAGGGTGGTCAGGAGACTCGGGCCGCCTAAATCATCTATAGTCTTCAGTCTGTCAGCCATCacggtggtggaggaggaggaggaggaggaggtggatgcGTCTCGGCGGTGGATGTCTCCATGTATCTTCACACTCAGTCTGGCTGTGACTCTGTGAATCCCGTCATGATGCCGTCGGTTCAGTCTCAGTCCAGTCAGCAGCGTGTTTCGGAACATGTTACCGGCGCAGTCTGTGTGCAGGAGCCGAGAGAAGCGCGTCAGCTCCGGGCCGCGTCAGTGTGCGCTGTGCGGGGCCGCAGGGTGGAAATAATGGCTCTTTGTTTGCAGTGGCACCGCGAGGTATACAGATCCAGCCTCTGAGAACAAGTGTGGACTTTGATAACAGATCATGAACTGCAGCAGGACAAAGGTGAACTTACAACATGCTCACCTGTTGATCATACATGTTAGTAATGTGGGAGAATCACCTCCGCGCAGGTACAGCACCGTATCTGTGACATTTGAATAAGAATAAACTTTATAATAAACTCTGAGCTCctgctgcagcacagacagGACAGCTGCTGAGGCAGGGtacactgaggaggaggaggaggaggaggaagacaacaCGAACTGCCCGGATCATAACTAACTTGTTATAACTTGTTAAAGTATGAATACCTTAGAAACCACGtgtctctaacacacacatcacaccacagCGTCTGAGTGAGCAGTGACACCTTTGTTCTGCATCAGTGGGGCTCGAACCCTCAACCTCAGGCACGTCATCATCTTGTTCAGATACCTGTcagccaggggcgtaaatatagacagtgcaggcagtgtgattGCACCggggcccctggggtggaggggccggtagagagagtgggcccttgCCACCTTTACATTTCCCTGTGTTCACagataaatggtaaaaaaagagtgtaatttgttattttaatatGCTGTATGTGTCCAGACAAACAcgtttttttattcttttaaatagTCAGTCACTGtctaaaacatgaatgaaatacataataataataaaatctatAAAGATACTATAAAAATGTTCAATTACCTGATTCATTTCTCACTttctttgattatttttgtacagtccaattttttaaatgtcatctttCAATGCTGCCGACagcattaataaaatgtaattaatctCCACTGATCTGAGTCAAGAAACACTTCTCAGATGAGTATGATAAATATGGGAATAAATCAGTACAGCaataaagaaatacagaaaaaacaaatgtgtaaataaatgtggaaattaataaatgaatttatcaataaatacaggaataagtattaaatatatatgcatatatacatGTGTTCATGAAGCGGGGGGTGGAGAACAATATGAAGTGATGAAGGCACATTAATGTGCTCACATTTTATGGTGGAGCTTTCAATTCTGATTTAATGCTGGATAGTTACCCAGAGAGAGATACATCTTCTGATGGctgattctcatcatggatcaactgtgtgatgtcatcatgtcaatatggaccataCAACCTACCTAATaaatgtacctaataaagtggccagtgggTGTAAATGTGTTACATTAAAGCACGTCTTTGTGCCATAGTGCAGATACATTTCCATTCTTGTTCTTTTTACACTGTTTGGACAGTTTTGCACAAACAGCTCTGctcttttgttttaaataaataaatgttctgTGATTCTCGTATATTCGTTTCTTGTCTTTTGTGatccttgtttttattttcacttctgTGTTTACGTCATGCACCAGGACATAAAGTCCAGGCTTTATATGTGAGAGCTCCGCAGTAACCAGATTCTGATTCTGAGACACTCGAGTGTTTTCATGCATTgtacaacaaacaaaagaaagagcAGAGTGTGCTGTGAAGGTGTCGCATGACTAACAGTCTGTGTTCAGGCTGAGAATGTTAGAGGAGATTCAGTTTCAGCAGCTGGCAGATTTCCAGAGATAAATTCCTTATGTTGAGAAAAAAGGGGCAGAAACAGGCTCAGTGCCAAAAGATACCACACAGGTCTTCACATGTGGAGTCTCTCCCTCGGGCTGCAGAGACAAACCTCGTTACACTGATGAGTTTTTAAATCTGAAGGAAAACATTCAGAGTATTGTGTGTTATCTTACAGTGTGTGGAGGGGCAGTGTGAAACTGTGACAGTTTCACTATCAGAGAGGACGCAGCCGTCGTCTCAACTGCATGAGAACATAAATTATTGTTTCAGCTGAGCCGCACATCGACTGAACCAGAGCTCGggcaggacagagacagacgaaCATGTGTCAAACAATCAGTGTATTCAGAGTGCGTCCACATATTAACTGTAAGTTCAACACTGAGGAAAAAGACTAACAGGAAGGCAGACGCCGTCCAGGATGTCCTGCTGTAACCTGACGAGACCCCCGGGGTCACCACAACAACAGACGTCAGCGCCTCTGTGGCAGCAACACGGTGGTTTTCAAACAGAAATATACTGTAATCAGAATAATATGACAGATGATAAATAATCAAACATTTCACACACGCTGCCACAAAATTATGTAAATAATAATTCACCCAAAAGCacaaaaaattattaaaatctttatttttctacaaagaaatttcTCTCAAATTGTTTACAAATGATCCTCTGAGGCCACCGTCCTTAAGGCTAAACACATTATTGACTTAAGACATCTTCATTTCAGTCTCTGTATTAGTCAGCTGGGACACCAAAGAAATGCCGGAACATAAACAGCAGCTTCCTGTTGGCTGACGCGGCTCAGCAGGGATGTGGCACCTGTGTTTCAACAGGCCGAGGCAAATAAAGGCACATGGCGTTCTCTCAGAGTCACTGAGACACAGCATCAAAGCATCTGGCTTGTTTTACGCAGCACACTTCAGACTAACTTCCAATCGCTTGGctattaaaatatatatcaaatatATTAAGCATCTCACCGTTGGTCGAGGATATTttgaaatataaataattaGATTCAAGTATTGCAGGTTTAAAGCTACAAAGCACGACTCTCTCTGAGTCAACTGAGTGCTCGTGCACCGCCTCGCCGGAAACTGAAATATCACAATTAACAAGGTCACAGAGACGTCTTCATTCTTAAAGCTGCAGCAATCATCATCTATCAACTCTGACCTGAAGATCtacaaaacattttagcatctttcagctcgtTATTTTGGTtgaacccagtcaccagagtaAATGTAGGGGttatacgtttctgcaaactaaagatacgttacatttgtacgttacaactgcttttcgtggctCTATCCCGGCTGGAAACGCAGCAGTAATTcggtaataaaaaaataacttttcagAGCACTATCCCAGCTGCAAACACAGCCATGTCTCGATAATAGGGAACTGATTTTTGTGGCTCTATCCCAGCTGCAAACACAGCCATGTCTCGATAATAGGAACCGATTTTTGTGGCTCTATCCCAGCTGCAAACACAGCCATGTCTCGATAATAGGGAACTGATTTTTGTGGCTCTATCCCAGCTGCAAACACAGCCATGTCTCGATAATAGGAACCCATTTTTGTGGCTCTATCCCAGCTGCAAACACAGCCATATCTCGATAATAGGAACCCATTTTCGTGGctctatcccagctggaaatgctgcgacaggtcgctaaaaaacacccaaactTTGTTGGCTGAGGGCTCGGTCACACATGAGTGAAATCAACACTTGTGCCGAATAAAAAATTTGCTTCTGGTGGTAAagcaaattcattcattcatcttgtGGAGTTCAACAGCAAATAAGTATGTGTGAAGGAGACATCGCTCATTGCCTTGATAAACCAGCTGATATCGTCcatgaaaacacaaactgcCCCACATGAGAGACGCCGCCTGGCGGGCAGCGAGTCGGGAGACAGACATGGAAGGAAAAATGTACCAGTAACACTATATTTGGCAGCatttattagcaagctagctttgCGTCTGCGTCACATTCAGCTCCAACATCGCCTCCGCAGGAAACAGTCACTCGCCTGCGTTCACTCACGTGTGATCACATCCTAAACCATCGTCCGGACCCACAGCGATGAATCGCTAAAAATAACGTGTTCTGTTGTTCGTTGTTCtcgagcagtggtctgcagcttggccagcgttgacacgccatccacctcctgatgacaaatcAGCTCGTAAACTGCGTCACTTAAATGTACACATGTGTACGTACgtggttttcagaaacgtacaaagccaacatttttgTCCGGCAACTGGGCTGTTTGGTTTTCAAACTCTCATCACCTGTTTCCAGTCAGAGCAGCTGTGACcgaccaaaaacagaaaagataaACTGTGCATCACCTGCTCAGAGTCAGTCAGAGCTGATAAGTGACTTCTACATCTGTAACTGAGCGACTGTTTGCTTCCACTTTAATTCATCACTggctacgtttacatgcacactattATTCCACGGTAATTCCAAATATGATGAGACTCTGAGTTTAATGGGGctcatgtaaacagcatgttCCATTTAAATATTCTGAATCAGGCCTTTTACTGAATGTAGGATTCTACGACAAAGACATGTGGGATATTAGCGaattattcaggttttaataGCATTATTTGGGCATGTCAGCTGGAGTTTTACCGGCAGTTTGCACCATACGGTctgtgttgtcatggagacgtggtacacaaaccaactcgccAACCGGTTGCGAGGCTCGTGTAGAGATGCAGAAGAAAAGCCAACATTTCAGGTCagagggagacacacacacacacctacttttTAACTTTATGAAAGACTCTGATAGCAACAGGTTTTTGGCAAATATCCCATCACAGGCCATTTACTGCAGGTGTGGTGGCTGAAGGAGCGAAAGAGGAGGGCTGAGTTCACGAGGTCAAAAGAGTTTGGAAACTTTGAAAACATCTGTTCCACTTCTCTTTATGTTGACGTGATAGAAGACATGTTGGGGCGTGTTAATTGGGGTCTGCACAGCTGtgtgtaaacaggaatattagtgatatattcattttcattaccGTGTAAACAGCTCCGTatgaatattgtctttttcagaatgaaggatattttgtgcatgtagaCATActcagcattttgtttttagcttGTTCCACAGCACTGCagaaagtttttattttatttgaattaatgcagctttaaatgaaAATCTGTTGACGTCCTGAAGTTTCAGTGATTCAAAGCTAAAGTTTCTAACTTTACTATAATTCTGAGACAAAAGCAGAAGACTGCTGCATCAGTGTGGCTCGTCCTAAATAAAGTTTAATGCCTGTTGGACAGATTCATGTAACGCAGCTGAACTGAAGCTATTAACCCACATCTGACCTAAGGCACAACAACATGTCCTGATATCACTGAACTGAGATGCAGAAACTCCAGTGGTGGTTTAACACGACTGACTGTTGGGCAGAAACATCGTCTACACTTCATGAACACCGCCGTCGTTCTGCCTCTGATATGTTTGCTCAGTTTAACCACAGATGTGCATCCAGAGAGATGAAATATTACAGATGGTTGTCATAATTTCCTGCTTCTCTTCTTCGCTCTAAACTAAGGCATCTCACTAACTTGCAGtcttcacatgaaaaaaaaaaaaaaaaaaaaaaaaaaaaggcaccatGAAGCAAAAACTGAGACAGAAAGTTTGTTGGCGGAGAAGCAACAAATGATCTTTGCTAGCAGAAATGTGGATATGTAGAGAAGACAGTCCCACGTTAAATGAAACAAGACACTGACAGGTGTGTACCCGCTTCCTTTTCTTCCCACTGAAAATCCTCCTGATGTCCACAGACGCCCTCGCGTTGTTCAGTCACTCTCACTGCCTGATTCACTCAGCTGCAGGTCGCTCTCTGCAACACAAGAGAGAACAGAGTTTTAAAGTATCATTAAACAACATGAGTCCTTTGTCCTGCAGCGTGTCTTCAGTATTTGATTGATTCCTTTTAGTGGGTTCTCTGATCCGACACAAGATCATAGTCATGAATGTAGAAATACTGCAGACATAAGTCTGAGTCCCTtctatcaaaaatgtttttttttgttttcaaagattttttggggcttttgatgaagtgtgaaaggggcagagagaaggaggatgacatgcagcaaaggtcgTGGGCTGTAATCGAACTCACAGACACTGCTTTTCCACGTAGGATTCTACATGGGGTTCTCTGATCCTTTAGTTTGAATCCTTTTAAggccagttcagaccaaagattccaGACACAATGAAACGGTTTAAggacactgcagagaaaagttgcagtggtctGAAAGACTCAGATCCTCATGCATGAAGGGATTCAACCTGTTCATTCACAGGCAATGCGTCACAGACCATCTCGAACCTTTTAACCAATCAGCAGCAAgctcgttttttgttttttttgtttttttgtacagcTGAGTACCCATGTGGGCTGTGCGGATGGGCGCATGCTGTGgctgttgcacacacacacacacacacacacacacacacacacacagcagtagtagtagctgTCACAGTCAGACATTTCGAGGACAATGCAAAACCAACACAAATAAAAGGTAACGTTAGGGTATCAAACCACAGACGGTCACGTGCAAGAAGAATTGTATGCTGCGCTGATGCATCCATGAGCTCTCTGGGGTTTGTTGTCCAATCTCTGTGCATATATGCAGATTTTTATACTTGAGAAAAGATGCTAAACGTAGGCAATAGACTCATTTCCCATTGTAGACGAGAGCCATGTGCTCAGCTCTGCTGTAGACGAGTACGCCATTCTGTTTGTTATACTAATGTGTCACGCTCAATGTCACAGATGTGCCggaaaagtgaaaatataacggtggttctttcttttttatgtctcttATTTATTCAGACTCTCTTTTAAACTCAGTGCAGAGAACGATGTTGCAGTGCTGTGTGGAGGGAGACATAATTTGTGGCGGTGTTTCATCTCATCGCCACAGAAAAGGGGCGAAAATTAGCCTGTCCACCTGGGTGTCGTATTTCCATCGCTGCCGATGGAGACGATAAATACCCAGGATTACTGACTCATTTGTCCCGAAACGAATGCTGCTTGTAACATGTCCCataaaatacaaaagccagaagTTGGTGGGTGATAGTTTTGTTGTCCAGTGGGAGAGGAGGTTCAGTTTAATAAATATGTAACTAAGTTCTGTTTTGAAATTGGAAGTTAAAATTTAACAAAACACATTGAAATAATTATCGACAGTAACTtgcaaaaagggggaaaaactCAGAAGAGCTTCAAGGCCGTATACGTGATGCGTCTTCACCCGCCTCAGGAGCAGCAGGCCAACATCAGCTTCTATGTAAAGATAAGAACATACGGAGTGTTACAGGAGAGGAGAACATCCTCAGACGGAGATGAGAGGGCGACTCACTGAGTGTGTTCATGAGTCCTCCTCCACTCTCCTGGTGACGGCTGTTGTTGTTGGCGCTGGTGGTGAGGATAGGCATGCTGTGATTGGTCGGGGCCGGGGGCGGGGCAGAGGTCCGTTCGTCTTCTGAGTcgctgctgctggagctgtCGTCACTGCTGGAGGACGAAGAGCTGTTGGAGTCTGAGGAGCTGTCGCCGCTGCTCAGCTGGTCCATGACCCGCGCCTCCGCCATCAACTCTGCAAACAGATGCATACGCACAAACTAAAAGTGAGAAATATGTGATGATTATCTTAATTTATGGGAAAGAGCGCCGTTAAATAAACCTGAGCAGCGTCATCTACATGTAAATGTGCTAAAAAAACAGATGACGTCACTACAGTTACAGTTGCAGACACTGTGCCTGACACTACATCACCTCTCTCGATGTCGTCCATGGGCGATGCTGGGGACGTCTTCTCTTTGGGTGGAGAGCTCTTGGAGCTGATGGAGGtcttactgctgctgctgctgctgctgttgttgctcttCATCTGCTGGCTCAGGCGACTCGTCTGTTGCTCCAGGCGAGAGTGGATCTTACTGCTGCCCTCAGCCCTGCGACAGTCACAAGAACAGTGCCGCAAAGACAGGCAGAAAGTTTCTCATCAAAATGTTGCACCAGTTTAACACAAGGCAGGTTTGTTATATCGCACATTTCTGCAACAAGGCGATTTAAAGTGCTcgacataaaacatcaaaagcatTGAGACAAAGTGCAAAAGACACACATGataaaataacaattaaaaCCTTAACCAAAGCACCAGAgaacagaaaataacaacaagCTAAAAAGATATTACGATaggtataaaatacaaaaataaaagttacagttCAGTGTAAGACATGAATAAATATCTAATAAAAGGACCTGCAGTTTACTGGGAGTTTGTTCCACTGCACAACATTATCATATCTCTCATTGACCTAATTCATGAGCAGTATTTAACCCACCTGGTCTTCTTCACAGCgatgttgctgttgagtttctccAGTCTGTACTCTCCTGTATCATGATTGACGATGAGGATACACTCCTTCATGTACGGCCTTTTGGAGCCTTTAAAGACCGTTACTGGAGTACTCGAACcctaaaacaacaaacacacgaaCAACACAGACAGGATCGTAGTCAGGATTAAAGAAATACTGCAGACAGAAGACTGAGTCCCCTTCCCccaaaagagattttttttgataaagattttttttttggcttttaccTTTATGGGAAAGGTGCAGAGCaagaggatgacatgcagcaaagggctgtgggCTCACAAGTAacagaaatttgtctttggcaAGCTCCGAAATAAAATAGACAAGGACACTAGGGCCGTAacagtacatgtatttgtgtcgaaccgttcggtacgcgactttcggttcggcacgaccctgtaccgaattattgggcgcaggatattatttttattttattttgttttattttaattccatttttgcgagccgaaccatttaaaatatctagttccccgacggacataattgagtgacggaccgagtcccataaatctccgctttcactttgtgcagcgcattctcgcattttgacaacatggcaagtgagcctgacgaacctgaagacccacccgcaaaccttaagtcctccgtttgggaacactttggtttcagggta is from Epinephelus moara isolate mb chromosome 7, YSFRI_EMoa_1.0, whole genome shotgun sequence and encodes:
- the eaf2 gene encoding ELL-associated factor 2 — protein: MNGTAYSNFDNQEHVLKLGETFEKHPKSGYHTVRYDFKPASIDTTCEGELEVGKGEQVTITLPNLEGSSTPVTVFKGSKRPYMKECILIVNHDTGEYRLEKLNSNIAVKKTRAEGSSKIHSRLEQQTSRLSQQMKSNNSSSSSSSKTSISSKSSPPKEKTSPASPMDDIERELMAEARVMDQLSSGDSSSDSNSSSSSSSDDSSSSSDSEDERTSAPPPAPTNHSMPILTTSANNNSRHQESGGGLMNTLKSDLQLSESGSESD